A region of Vigna radiata var. radiata cultivar VC1973A chromosome 10, Vradiata_ver6, whole genome shotgun sequence DNA encodes the following proteins:
- the LOC106774458 gene encoding cysteine proteinase inhibitor — protein sequence MATLGGNRDVAGSQNSVEIDSLARFAVEEHNKKQNALLEFGRVVSAQQQVVSGTLYTITLEAKDGGQKKVYEAKVWEKPWLNFKELQEFKLVGEAPA from the exons atggcAACACTTGGTGGCAATCGTGATGTCGCAGGAAGCCAGAACAGCGTTGAGATCGATAGTTTAGCTCGATTTGCTGTTGAAGAACACAACAAAAAacag AACGCCCTTCTGGAGTTTGGAAGGGTGGTAAGTGCACAACAGCAAGTGGTTTCTGGTACCTTGTACACCATCACTTTGGAGGCAAAAGATGGTGGGCAAAAGAAGGTTTATGAAGCCAAAGTCTGGGAGAAGCCATGGTTGAACTTCAAGGAGCTGCAAGAGTTCAAACTTGTTGGAGAGGCACCTGCATAG